The proteins below are encoded in one region of Lactuca sativa cultivar Salinas chromosome 3, Lsat_Salinas_v11, whole genome shotgun sequence:
- the LOC111904752 gene encoding uncharacterized protein LOC111904752, which produces MSTSYNPKSTAYNKIPQFDELNFTSWKSKAMDALEIMDFDMLDVINKGPITITNQSSNDGASDSKLKRKSISGFNKEEKRVLNLDVKARVAIRNSLPYYIYRLVQNCSTAQEMMIKLSSAFEKENLSDDKVSIGKCLMAHIIESHVDTSNDSVGSLDIDPSQAATDPISTNENLSSEFAEIMAKKFEMSMMGEQTFFIDMLKKYGFSNYKPTTPMSSSTFIGDDPTGADMNTNLYQGMIGSLLYLTTSRPNIMFTTILCARYQASPKESHIHAIKRIFCYLKHTSNIGLYYPHDFEFNLVGYTDSDHGGYDIDRKSTS; this is translated from the exons ATGTCGACCTCTTACAATCCAAAATCGACTGCTTACAACAAGATTCCTCAGTTTGATGAACTAAACTTCACTTCTTGGAAGTCAAAGGCCATGGATGCTCTCGAGATCATGGACTTTGACATGCTCGACGTCATCAACAAAGGACCCATCACCATTACGAATCAATCATCCAATGATGGTGCATCTGATAGTAAGCTAAAAAGGAAATCTATTTCGGGATTCAACAAGGAAGAAAAAAGGGTGTTGAATCTCGATGTAAAGGCGAGAGTTGCTATTAGAAACTCACTCCCTTATTATATCTATCGTTTGGTTCAAAACTGCTCGACTGCTCAAGAGATGATGATCAAACTATCATCTGCTTTTGAAAAGGAAAATCTTTCAGATGACAAAGTCTCAATAGGTAAGTGTCTCATGGCCCATATCATTGAATCTCATGTTGACACATCAAATGACAGCGTTGGATCTCTTGACATTGATCCTTCTCAAGCTGCTACAGACCCTAT ATCCACTAATGAGAATCTAAGTTCTGAATTCGCTGAGATCATGGCTAAGaagttcgaaatgagcatgatgggtgaaCAAACCTTCTTTATAG ATATGCTGAAGAAGTATGGTTTTTCTAACTACAAACCGACAACTCCAATGTCTTCATCAACGTTTATTGGTGATGATCCAACTGGCGCTGATATGAACACAAATCTGTATCAAGGGATGATAGGTTCACTGCTCTATCTTACTACAAGTCGTCCTAACATTATGTTTACAACCATATTGTGTGCTCGTTATCAAGCCAGTCCTAAGGAATCTCATATTCACGCTATAAAGAGaattttttgttatttaaagCATACATCAAATATTGGGTTATACTATCCTCATGATTTTGAGTTCAATCTGGTGGGATACACTGATTCTGATCATGGTGGATATGACATTGATCGTAAAAGTACTTCATGA
- the LOC111904745 gene encoding uncharacterized protein LOC111904745, with amino-acid sequence MGGMTSSMAAKFAFFPPNPPSYKLVKDDLTGLLLLSPFPHRENVEVLKLTTRRGSEIAAVYVRHPMATSTVLYSHGNAADLGQMYELFIELSIRLRVNLMGYDYSGYGQSSGKPSENNTYADIEAVYKCLEESYGTKQDDIVLYGQSVGSGPTLDLAVRLPRLRAVILHSPILSGLRVMYPVKRTYWFDIYKNIDKIPIVDCPVLIIHGTADEVVDVCHGKQLWDLCKEKYEPLWIEGGNHCDLELYPDYIRHLKKFISTIEKSPTHRHSSSRRSTDHHFEPPRRSTDVFEASRKSTDRREKPRKSTEKLKAQSINVEKLEKMRMSFDQMERSRRSVDVNVIEKTRKSVDVQQLERGRKSVDRMDRIRSG; translated from the exons ATGGGCGGGATGACCTCATCCATGGCGGCGAAATTCGCATTTTTCCCGCCCAATCCACCTTCGTATAAGCTAGTTAAAGACGACCTCACTGGTTTACTCCTTCTCAGTCCTTTTCCTCACCGGGAAAACGTCGAAGTTCTTAAACTAACCACTCGTCGAGGATCGGAGATCGCTGCTGTGTACGTGAGACACCCTATGGCTACTTCAACTGTTCTGTATTCTCATGGTAACGCCGCCGATCTAGGTCAGATGTATGAGCTCTTCATCGAACTCAGTATTCGGTTAAGAGTAAATCTCATGGG GTATGATTACTCAGGATACGGACAATCTTCGGGGAAG CCAAGTGAGAATAACACATATGCGGATATCGAAGCAGTTTATAAGTGTCTCGAAGAGAGCTATGGAACAAAACAAGACGATATCGTCCTTTATGGCCAATCCGTTGGAAGTGGGCCCACATTAGATTTAGCAGTTCGTCTTCCTCGATTAAGAGCAGTCATACTTCATAGTCCGATACTCTCAGGATTACGAGTCATGTACCCCGTTAAACGAACATATTGGTTCGACATTTATAAG AACATCGACAAAATCCCTATCGTCGATTGCCCCGTTCTCATCATTCAT GGCACAGCGGATGAAGTGGTTGATGTGTGTCACGGGAAGCAACTTTGGGATCTTTGCAAAGAGAAATACGAACCGCTTTGGATCGAAGGAGGAAACCACTGCGATCTCGAGCTTTATCCCGATTACATCCGCCATCTGAAGAAATTCATCTCAACGATCGAGAAATCGCCGACGCACAGACACAGCAGTTCACGGCGGAGCACCGATCATCACTTCGAACCACCAAGGCGGAGCACCGACGTGTTCGAGGCATCGAGAAAAAGCACAGATCGACGAGAGAAACCGAGGAAAAGCACCGAAAAACTGAAAGCGCAATCGATTAATGTGGAGAAGCTTGAGAAGATGAGGATGTCGTTTGATCAGATGGAGAGATCGAGAAGAAGTGTTGATGTGAATGTGATTGAGAAGACGAGAAAGAGTGTGGATGTTCAACAGCTGGAGAGAGGGAGAAAGAGTGTTGATCGGATGGATAGAATACGAAGTGGATAG